In the genome of Xyrauchen texanus isolate HMW12.3.18 chromosome 33, RBS_HiC_50CHRs, whole genome shotgun sequence, one region contains:
- the LOC127627195 gene encoding histone acetyltransferase KAT7-like, producing MPRRKRTAGSSSDGTADSDDSGEHEKTDSSHSEANQRNNTRMTRASLRLSQSSQDAPPDVKQATERDESPPRTPTGNAPSSESDIDVSSPNASHDESVTKDQKDSGSDPSIRPKRRRFHESYNFNMKCPTPGCNSLGHLTGKHERHFSISGCPLYHNLSADECKVKAIEREKQEEERSQGQNEENRHATRHQAPTPRQVRYKEKVIEMRKRRDSGLTKDQKEKYMEHRQMHGTTREPLLENITSEYDLELFRKAQARASEDLEKLRLQGQITEGSNMIKTILFGRYELDTWYHSPYPEEYARLGRLYVCEFCLKYMKSQTILRRHMAKCVWKHPPGDEVYRKCAISVFEVDGKKNKIYCQNLCLLAKLFLDHKTLYYDVEPFLFYVMTEADNTGCHLVGYFSKEKNSFLNYNVSCILTMPQYMRQGYGKMLIDFSYLLSKVEEKVGSPERPLSDLGLISYRSYWKEVLLRYMYNFNGKEISIKEISQETAVNPMDIVSTLQSLQMLKYWKGKHLVLKRQDLIDEWKAKETKRGNNNKTIDPSSLKWTPPKGT from the exons ATGCCCCACCAGATGTGAAACAAGCAACAGAAAGAGATGAGTCTCCCCCCAGGACACCCACGGGAAATGCCCCCTCATCTGAATCGGACATTGACGTATCCAGCCCCAATGCATCACATGATGAGAGTGTGACTAAGGACCAGAAAGACTCTGGCAGTGATCCCTCTATTCGGCCAAAACGACGTCGTTTCCATGAGAGCTACAACTTCAATATGAAGTGCCCCACACCTGGGTGCAATTCTCTTG gaCATTTAACTGGGAAGCATGAGCGTCATTTCTCAATATCTGGCTGTCCTCTCTACCATAACCTCTCAGCAGATGAGTGCAAG GTGAAAGCCATTGAGCGAGAAAAACAAGAGGAAGAGCGCAGTCAAGGGCAGAATGAGGAGAACAGACACGCTACTCGACATCAG GCTCCTACGCCAAGACAGGTTCGATATAAGGAGAAGGTCATAGAGATGAGGAAGAGAAGGGATTCTGGCCTGACGAAAGACCAAAAAGAAAAGTACATG GAGCACAGACAGATGCATGGAACCACTCGAGAACCCCTCCTGGAGAACATCACCAGTGAATATGATCTAGAGCTCTTCAGAAAAGCACAGGCCCGTGCATCAGAGGATCTG GAGAAACTTCGGCTACAGGGTCAGATCACAGAGGGCAGTAATATGATAAAGACCATTTTGTTTGGTCGCTATGAGCTGGACACTTGGTACCACTCTCCCTACCCTGAAGAGTATGCCCGGCTGGGACGTCTGTACGTCTGTGAGTTTTGCCTCAAGTACATGAAGAGCCAGACCATCCTACGCAGACACATG GCCAAATGTGTGTGGAAACACCCCCCTGGTGATGAGGTCTACAGAAAATGTGCCATATCTGTGTTTGAGGTTGATGGGAAAAAGAACAAG ATCTATTGCCAGAACCTGTGTTTGCTGGCCAAGCTGTTCCTGGACCATAAAACACTGTACTATGATGTGGAGCCTTTCCTGTTTTATGTCATGACTGAAGCTGATAACACAGGCTGCCACCTAGTGGGCTATTTCTCAAAG GAAAAGAACTCCTTCCTGAATTACAATGTGTCTTGCATCCTGACTATGCCACAGTACATGAGGCAGGGCTACGGCAAGATGCTAATTGATTTCA GTTACCTGCTGTCTAAGGTTGAAGAGAAGGTGGGCTCTCCTGAGCGTCCCCTCTCAGATTTGGGCCTCATCAGTTATCGCAGCTACTGGAAGGAAGTTCTGTTGCGCTACATGTACAATTTCAATGGCAAAGAAATCTCCATCAAAG AGATCAGTCAAGAGACAGCAGTGAACCCAATGGATATTGTCAGTACTCTACAGTCACTTCAGATGCTTAAGTACTGGAAGGGGAAGCATCTGGTCTTAAAGAGACAG GACCTAATTGACGAGTGGAAGGCCAAAGAGACCAAAAGGGGCAACAACAACAAGACAATAGACCCCAGCTCTTTGAAATGGACCCCTCCCAAAGGAACCTAa